The Acidianus manzaensis genome has a window encoding:
- a CDS encoding methionine adenosyltransferase, with protein sequence MKNIVVEPARTQDMNALPVELVERKGTGHPDYIADSASEEASRKLSLYYLKKYGTILHHNLDKTLVVGGQAQPEFKGGEVIQPIYIIVAGRATTEVRTESGIDNVPAGTIIVESVKDWIKNNFRYLDAEKHVIVDYKIGKGSTDLVGIFDKGKKSTPLSNDTSFGVGFAPFSILENLVYQTERFLNSKDIKSQLPEIGEDIKVMGLRKDKDIYLTIAMSTISQLIEDMDHYLSIKDEVMQKVLDLANKLAPDYNTNVYINTGDKIDQGIIYMTVTGTSAEHGDDGMTGRGNRGVGLITPMRPMSLEATAGKNPVNHVGKIYNIMSMLISKKILDESKIKNVQVEILGQIGRPIDDPLVVNVEVVPENGKITDEIKNQINGIVEEYLESFSKITEMILDGKISMF encoded by the coding sequence ATGAAAAATATAGTTGTTGAACCAGCTAGAACGCAAGATATGAATGCATTACCAGTAGAGTTAGTAGAAAGAAAAGGAACTGGACATCCAGATTATATTGCCGATTCTGCTTCAGAAGAAGCTAGTAGGAAATTATCTTTATATTACTTAAAAAAATATGGTACTATATTGCATCATAATTTAGACAAAACTCTAGTAGTAGGAGGTCAAGCTCAGCCAGAATTTAAAGGAGGAGAAGTAATTCAACCGATTTATATTATAGTTGCAGGTAGAGCTACAACAGAAGTAAGAACTGAAAGTGGTATAGATAATGTGCCTGCTGGGACTATAATAGTAGAAAGCGTAAAGGATTGGATAAAGAACAATTTCAGATACTTAGATGCAGAGAAGCATGTAATAGTAGATTATAAGATAGGTAAAGGTTCTACGGACTTAGTTGGCATTTTTGATAAGGGAAAGAAATCAACTCCTTTATCTAATGATACTAGTTTTGGTGTGGGATTTGCTCCTTTCTCTATATTAGAGAATTTAGTATATCAAACAGAAAGATTCCTTAACTCAAAGGATATAAAGTCGCAATTACCTGAAATAGGCGAAGACATAAAAGTTATGGGATTAAGAAAAGATAAGGACATTTATCTAACTATTGCAATGTCTACAATAAGCCAATTAATTGAAGACATGGATCATTATTTATCTATAAAAGATGAAGTAATGCAAAAAGTATTAGATCTAGCTAATAAGCTTGCGCCAGATTATAATACTAATGTATATATAAATACTGGAGATAAAATTGATCAAGGTATTATTTATATGACTGTTACTGGAACATCAGCAGAACATGGAGATGATGGAATGACTGGTAGAGGAAATAGAGGTGTAGGTTTAATAACTCCTATGAGACCTATGTCACTTGAAGCAACTGCTGGTAAAAATCCAGTAAATCATGTAGGGAAGATATATAATATAATGTCTATGCTTATTTCAAAGAAGATTTTAGACGAGAGTAAAATAAAGAATGTCCAAGTAGAGATATTAGGCCAAATAGGTAGACCTATTGACGACCCATTAGTTGTTAATGTAGAAGTAGTTCCAGAAAATGGTAAAATAACAGACGAAATAAAGAATCAGATTAATGGTATTGTAGAGGAATATCTAGAATCATTTAGTAAGATTACAGAAATGATTTTAGACGGAAAAATATCTATGTTTTGA
- a CDS encoding DUF2153 domain-containing protein, with protein MENSFLSNLDEWIKMQKSLLETIKDMQKNEKDMDRLDLILASRVAFQHMMRTIKAFDQWLQDPMIIKHMPKEMLEDVKNTSWNILQQLLELDIRHTSEARELITKLGKEGKLDPLIWSRSVVEEQQNQNRRVTFTTM; from the coding sequence GTGGAGAATTCATTCTTATCTAATTTAGACGAATGGATAAAGATGCAAAAAAGTTTGCTAGAAACGATAAAAGACATGCAGAAAAACGAGAAGGATATGGATAGATTAGATTTGATCTTAGCTTCTAGAGTAGCTTTCCAACATATGATGAGGACAATAAAAGCATTCGATCAGTGGCTACAAGATCCTATGATAATAAAACATATGCCAAAAGAAATGCTTGAAGACGTTAAAAATACTAGCTGGAATATATTGCAACAACTTTTAGAGTTGGATATTAGGCATACTAGTGAAGCACGTGAACTTATAACCAAATTAGGCAAAGAAGGAAAATTAGATCCTTTAATATGGTCTAGATCAGTAGTAGAAGAACAGCAAAATCAAAATAGAAGAGTAACTTTTACAACAATGTAA
- a CDS encoding Rqc2 family fibronectin-binding protein, whose product MNYFDLLAWVTENKSLIINCRINNIYSIGDLNNIFFFKLRCLNEDKNLILEPGVRINFTKYEGQKSINPKIRILRDLIRDSYITNIEILDEERILKIYLSNNKKIILELLPRGSLIILNEEDKIIFSTEYKTFKDRVIKPGIAYTLPPKPQFDSKNPLRSLGVPKEIIDNLHLNSDNIDELKKNIEDLKEKLKKGEIEPCIQKGKLFMPFHFDNCEKLSSFNAVIDEYFIDIERERVTQQNNEKLEAERKKLEKTVQEIKNSIDNYELQAEQLRNIGKKIMENYVQVENAIKNKQKSINIDGIEIELDPKLTPTKNASIFFEKAKEYSNKAKKAKETLDEFSKKLENLNSKINQRTEASRFSLIKKFWYEKYRWSITTNGFLVISGKDADQNESLVRKMLEDKDIFLHADIQGASTTIIKNPVNIQDQDIFDAAVLAASYSKAWKLGLATVDVFWVYGNQVSKSPPTGEYLPKGSFMIYGKKNYIKNVPLMLALGIEYSDEGIRVIVGSENSISNKVKQYIIISPGDELERTAERISKILSENLGIEATKELKNEILSILPGKSKIIKVVKLGNDKQ is encoded by the coding sequence ATGAACTACTTTGATTTATTAGCTTGGGTTACAGAAAATAAATCATTAATAATAAATTGTAGAATAAATAATATATATTCTATTGGGGATTTAAACAATATATTTTTCTTTAAACTTAGATGCCTAAATGAAGATAAAAATCTTATTTTAGAACCAGGAGTTAGAATAAATTTTACAAAATATGAAGGACAAAAATCTATAAATCCTAAAATAAGAATATTAAGAGATTTAATAAGAGATTCATATATTACTAATATTGAAATCTTAGATGAAGAGAGAATACTGAAAATATATCTAAGTAATAATAAAAAAATTATTCTTGAACTACTGCCAAGAGGATCTCTAATTATACTAAATGAAGAGGACAAAATTATATTTTCCACTGAATATAAAACATTTAAAGATAGAGTAATTAAACCAGGAATAGCATATACGCTTCCCCCTAAGCCACAATTTGATTCAAAAAATCCCTTAAGATCTTTAGGAGTACCAAAAGAAATAATTGATAATTTACATCTAAATTCAGATAATATAGATGAATTAAAAAAGAACATAGAAGATTTGAAAGAAAAATTAAAGAAAGGGGAAATAGAACCATGTATACAAAAAGGAAAATTATTCATGCCATTTCATTTCGATAACTGTGAAAAGTTAAGTAGTTTTAATGCAGTAATAGATGAGTATTTTATAGATATAGAAAGAGAAAGAGTAACACAACAAAATAATGAAAAGTTAGAGGCTGAGAGGAAAAAACTAGAAAAGACAGTCCAAGAAATAAAAAATAGTATAGATAATTATGAACTACAAGCAGAACAGCTAAGAAATATAGGTAAAAAAATAATGGAAAATTATGTTCAAGTAGAGAATGCAATAAAAAATAAGCAAAAATCAATCAATATTGATGGAATTGAAATAGAGTTAGACCCTAAATTGACACCTACAAAAAATGCATCAATTTTCTTCGAAAAAGCAAAGGAGTATTCTAACAAAGCCAAGAAAGCAAAAGAAACATTAGATGAGTTCTCTAAAAAATTAGAGAACTTAAACAGCAAAATTAATCAAAGAACAGAAGCATCAAGATTCAGTTTGATAAAAAAATTCTGGTATGAAAAATATAGATGGAGTATCACAACTAATGGATTTCTTGTAATTTCGGGAAAAGATGCAGACCAAAATGAAAGTTTAGTTAGAAAAATGCTAGAAGACAAAGATATATTTTTACATGCTGATATTCAAGGAGCTTCAACTACTATAATAAAAAATCCAGTTAATATTCAAGACCAAGATATTTTTGATGCTGCGGTATTAGCAGCAAGCTATTCCAAAGCGTGGAAATTAGGCTTAGCAACAGTAGATGTTTTTTGGGTTTATGGGAATCAAGTCTCTAAATCGCCTCCTACTGGAGAATATCTACCAAAAGGCTCATTTATGATATATGGGAAGAAGAATTATATCAAAAACGTTCCTTTAATGCTTGCATTAGGTATTGAATATAGTGATGAAGGAATAAGAGTAATAGTAGGTTCAGAAAATTCAATATCAAATAAAGTAAAACAGTATATAATTATTTCGCCTGGAGATGAGCTAGAAAGGACTGCAGAAAGAATATCTAAAATTTTATCAGAGAATTTAGGTATTGAAGCTACAAAGGAATTAAAAAATGAGATATTATCCATATTACCTGGAAAATCTAAAATAATTAAGGTTGTAAAATTAGGTAACGATAAGCAATAA
- the glmM gene encoding phosphoglucosamine mutase yields MGKLFGTDGVRGKINSELSLELSLRLGKAIGTFFGKGSTILIGRDARAGGDMYARAVESGLLSAGVKIYEGGFAPTPALQFAVKTLGYDAGVIITASHNPAEYNGIKVIDHDGVEISREKENELEDIYFSEKFYSVDWRELTFDVKKEDRVIDNYVRGILSHVDVDKIRKKNFKVLVDGANSVGSITSPIIARELGCKVYGVNTNLDPLFPARTPEPTFDSLKDTAEIAKILKVDLGIAHDGDADRVIFIDSEGRVQWGDRSGALLSYWASTKEKDYPRRIFTAVSSSSLVQEYLKQYNINVVWTKVGSVDIAHKLIEEKGIAGFEENGGFMFPAHQNVRDGGMSFALMLEMLASENITSAELFDRLPKYYLVKTKVNSTPKTDYEKIYSTLKEMYKDKGEVITIDGIKIISSDYWFLVRKSGTEPIIRIFVEAKDPAKAENLSNEIVKLVGSMV; encoded by the coding sequence ATGGGAAAACTTTTCGGTACTGATGGAGTAAGGGGTAAAATAAATTCTGAATTATCATTAGAACTTTCTTTAAGATTAGGTAAAGCAATAGGTACTTTCTTCGGTAAGGGTTCTACGATACTAATTGGAAGAGATGCTAGAGCTGGAGGAGACATGTATGCTAGAGCTGTGGAAAGTGGATTATTGAGTGCTGGAGTGAAAATTTATGAAGGTGGATTTGCTCCAACTCCTGCTTTGCAATTTGCTGTAAAAACTTTAGGTTATGACGCTGGAGTAATAATAACAGCTAGTCATAATCCTGCTGAGTATAATGGAATCAAGGTAATAGATCATGATGGAGTTGAAATTTCTAGGGAAAAAGAAAATGAGTTAGAGGATATTTATTTTTCTGAAAAATTCTATTCAGTAGATTGGAGAGAGTTAACTTTTGATGTAAAGAAGGAGGATAGAGTAATTGATAATTATGTTAGAGGTATATTATCTCACGTTGATGTAGATAAAATCAGAAAGAAGAATTTCAAGGTTTTAGTTGATGGTGCAAATAGCGTAGGATCTATCACATCTCCTATAATTGCAAGGGAATTAGGATGTAAAGTTTATGGTGTAAATACTAATCTTGATCCTTTATTTCCTGCAAGGACTCCTGAGCCTACGTTTGATAGTTTAAAAGATACTGCAGAAATTGCAAAAATTCTTAAAGTTGATTTAGGTATTGCGCATGATGGAGATGCAGATAGAGTAATATTTATTGATTCTGAGGGGAGAGTTCAATGGGGAGATAGAAGTGGTGCTTTACTATCTTACTGGGCGTCAACTAAAGAGAAAGACTATCCTAGAAGAATATTTACTGCAGTGTCTAGTTCTAGTCTAGTTCAAGAGTATCTTAAACAGTATAATATTAATGTAGTTTGGACTAAAGTTGGAAGTGTTGATATAGCACATAAGTTAATTGAAGAAAAGGGTATAGCTGGATTTGAAGAAAATGGCGGATTCATGTTTCCAGCTCATCAAAATGTTAGAGATGGTGGAATGTCGTTTGCATTGATGTTGGAGATGCTAGCATCAGAAAATATAACTTCTGCTGAATTATTTGATAGATTACCTAAGTATTATTTAGTAAAAACAAAAGTAAATTCTACTCCTAAGACTGATTATGAAAAGATCTATTCAACTCTTAAGGAAATGTACAAAGATAAAGGGGAAGTAATTACTATTGATGGCATAAAGATAATTTCAAGTGATTATTGGTTCTTAGTTAGAAAAAGCGGAACAGAGCCAATAATCAGAATTTTTGTAGAAGCTAAAGATCCTGCTAAAGCTGAGAATTTAAGCAATGAAATAGTTAAACTAGTAGGTAGTATGGTATGA
- a CDS encoding orotidine 5'-phosphate decarboxylase / HUMPS family protein, with translation MKDQILDKISKVKQLQVALDFISIEDALNVARQAIEGGAGIVEVGTPLVKSAGIEGMKKLRQVAKDKILLADTKTADAGDVEVQIAKLGNADIMTVLGIMSNSTIKSAVDKAKELDMIVQSDLINVPNPVERAKELKQLGVDIIGLHVGLDVQKERGISVTSLKNEIKEISKFSLVSVAGGINENNIKDLIDLPINIFVVGGAITKSPNPTITTKRLVNIIEGKM, from the coding sequence ATGAAAGACCAAATTCTAGACAAGATTTCAAAAGTAAAACAATTACAAGTTGCCTTAGACTTCATATCAATTGAAGACGCATTAAATGTTGCTAGACAAGCAATAGAAGGAGGAGCAGGAATAGTAGAAGTAGGTACTCCATTAGTTAAATCAGCAGGCATAGAAGGCATGAAAAAACTTAGACAAGTTGCTAAAGACAAAATCTTACTAGCCGACACTAAAACAGCAGACGCAGGAGATGTAGAAGTTCAAATAGCTAAACTAGGAAATGCAGATATAATGACTGTATTAGGCATAATGAGCAATTCTACTATTAAATCAGCAGTAGACAAGGCAAAAGAATTAGACATGATAGTTCAATCAGATCTTATAAATGTTCCAAATCCAGTAGAAAGAGCTAAAGAACTAAAACAACTAGGAGTAGATATAATAGGTTTACACGTAGGTTTAGACGTTCAAAAAGAACGCGGAATTAGCGTTACATCATTAAAAAACGAAATTAAAGAAATATCTAAATTCTCCTTAGTTTCAGTAGCTGGTGGAATTAATGAAAATAATATAAAAGATTTAATCGACCTTCCTATAAACATTTTCGTAGTAGGCGGAGCAATAACAAAAAGCCCTAATCCGACTATTACAACAAAACGTTTAGTTAATATAATAGAAGGGAAAATGTAA
- a CDS encoding RIO1 family regulatory kinase/ATPase, with the protein MPSLTLAEKASLVSPSEYIILKTLLESRDKYDYMSEDILRSKLNFIDSEFTISITKLLNMKAISEERIQGKKAYRITFSGLDILAIKMLYVNKILKNLGLIIGEGKESNVYYGYDFDDNVIVVKFHRVGKSSYKNIRKLREYTEKKSWISITMDNAKKEYQALKCLNENYALVPKLFGYSFNAIVMEYIEGTSLAKSKLSNPKKVLDNILGTVRIAYTNCKIVHGDLSQYNVIIDQNEIPYIIDWPQWKKEDQNLLNRDLNIILTFFKNKYNVIEDIDEISKFVKGEI; encoded by the coding sequence ATGCCATCATTAACATTAGCTGAAAAAGCATCTCTTGTTTCTCCTTCAGAATATATTATTTTGAAAACACTATTAGAATCAAGAGACAAATACGATTACATGTCTGAAGATATATTAAGAAGTAAACTTAATTTCATAGATTCAGAATTCACTATATCAATTACAAAATTATTGAATATGAAAGCTATATCTGAAGAGAGAATACAAGGTAAAAAAGCGTATAGAATAACATTTAGTGGACTTGATATTTTAGCCATAAAAATGTTATATGTAAATAAAATTCTTAAGAATCTAGGGTTGATAATAGGTGAAGGAAAAGAAAGTAACGTATATTATGGTTATGACTTTGATGATAACGTTATAGTAGTAAAATTTCATAGAGTAGGAAAATCTAGTTATAAAAATATCAGAAAACTAAGAGAATACACAGAAAAAAAGAGTTGGATATCTATCACCATGGATAATGCAAAAAAGGAATACCAGGCATTAAAATGCCTAAACGAAAATTATGCTCTTGTACCAAAATTATTTGGATACAGTTTTAATGCTATAGTAATGGAATATATTGAAGGAACAAGCTTAGCTAAATCAAAACTTTCTAACCCCAAAAAAGTACTTGATAACATACTAGGAACAGTAAGAATAGCATACACAAATTGCAAAATTGTTCATGGAGATCTAAGTCAATATAATGTAATAATAGATCAAAACGAAATACCATATATAATAGATTGGCCTCAATGGAAAAAAGAAGACCAAAATCTCCTAAATAGAGATTTAAATATAATATTAACGTTTTTTAAGAATAAATATAATGTTATAGAAGACATAGATGAAATATCAAAATTTGTAAAGGGAGAAATATGA
- a CDS encoding DUF460 domain-containing protein produces the protein MKIMGIDIEPRSSPSSTLQAKYAVVIIDENGNIIEKYDEISIPRIIRLTWEYNISIIATDNIYELGETDREIIKLVSLMPDNIEITQVTYNNGEFLDIREVAKKLGIEVQGKPGPSRTAYLAAILALKGAGSKIKLIENKTKIIISRGRHMGPGGMSANRYKRHIRGLILRVFKQVKEELDRHNFDYDVIVKRSKSGIENATFIVYAPRESLYGIVKKMSGHDINLEIRPVFKTKIDFESNKTIEKKPLIVGIDPGLDVGISILNVHGAPELLVTKRGIDRDEVISIISEKGLPVIIATDVNPVPDAVKKIASQLKTKIFIPDKSLSVDEKQELVNEFSNRFQLNITDPHIRDSLAAALKAYRELEKKLRQASSIMRKFDLDLEENAIYRCVMEGITISECIEKEIEKKIDKQNITVSNTNKQNIPESLQKNYNRIYEENLQLKHEILRLKRDIAQLINEKYNLEKRIEEIKNQTKLEVEKDRTIYRLKTDLTERNKTIINLENLLKEYQNKIIYLENILKELVSGNLNVIKSNSLIKIENYKVKVLDEEINSSIFKYVGENFIIDNPENFIKDITILEKEKEIQKNISINDLKNIVDEYRKSKHRYFSV, from the coding sequence ATGAAGATAATGGGTATAGATATCGAACCGAGAAGTAGCCCTTCGTCTACTTTACAGGCAAAATATGCTGTAGTTATTATTGATGAGAATGGAAACATAATTGAAAAATATGATGAGATATCTATACCTAGAATAATAAGATTAACATGGGAATATAATATTTCAATAATAGCTACAGATAATATCTATGAATTAGGTGAAACTGATAGAGAAATTATCAAATTAGTAAGTTTAATGCCAGATAATATAGAAATTACTCAAGTTACATATAATAATGGAGAATTTCTAGATATCAGAGAAGTAGCTAAAAAACTTGGAATTGAAGTTCAAGGTAAGCCAGGCCCCAGTAGAACCGCATATTTAGCTGCAATATTAGCACTAAAAGGTGCAGGAAGTAAAATAAAATTAATAGAAAATAAAACAAAAATTATAATTTCTAGAGGTAGACATATGGGACCTGGAGGTATGAGCGCTAATAGATATAAGAGACACATAAGAGGATTGATATTACGTGTATTTAAACAAGTAAAGGAAGAATTAGATAGACATAATTTTGATTACGATGTTATAGTTAAACGTAGTAAGTCAGGAATAGAGAATGCTACGTTTATAGTTTATGCGCCTAGAGAGAGCTTATACGGAATAGTCAAAAAAATGAGTGGACACGATATAAATCTTGAAATAAGACCAGTATTTAAAACTAAGATAGATTTCGAATCAAATAAGACTATAGAGAAGAAACCATTGATAGTGGGCATTGATCCAGGATTAGACGTAGGAATATCTATCCTTAATGTGCATGGAGCTCCAGAATTACTAGTTACAAAAAGAGGAATAGATAGAGATGAAGTAATATCAATAATTTCAGAAAAAGGATTACCAGTAATTATTGCTACAGACGTAAATCCGGTACCAGATGCTGTAAAAAAGATAGCTTCTCAGTTAAAAACTAAAATTTTTATTCCAGATAAATCTTTAAGTGTCGATGAAAAACAAGAATTAGTAAACGAATTCTCAAACAGATTTCAACTTAATATAACTGACCCACACATAAGAGATTCCCTTGCTGCAGCTCTTAAAGCATATAGAGAATTAGAGAAAAAATTAAGACAAGCATCGTCTATAATGCGCAAATTTGATCTAGACTTAGAAGAAAATGCAATATACAGATGCGTAATGGAAGGTATAACAATATCAGAATGCATAGAAAAAGAGATCGAGAAAAAAATTGATAAACAGAATATTACAGTTTCTAATACTAATAAACAGAATATTCCTGAATCGTTACAGAAAAATTATAATAGAATATACGAAGAAAATCTACAATTAAAACATGAAATTTTAAGACTAAAAAGGGATATAGCACAGCTAATAAACGAAAAATACAATTTAGAAAAAAGAATAGAAGAAATAAAAAATCAAACTAAACTTGAAGTAGAAAAAGATAGAACTATCTATAGACTTAAAACCGATCTAACTGAAAGAAATAAAACTATAATAAACTTAGAAAATTTGTTGAAAGAATATCAAAATAAAATTATATATTTAGAAAATATACTAAAGGAATTAGTTTCTGGAAATTTAAACGTAATAAAAAGTAATAGTTTAATAAAAATAGAGAATTATAAGGTTAAAGTATTAGATGAGGAAATAAATAGTAGCATATTCAAATATGTAGGAGAGAATTTTATTATAGACAACCCAGAGAATTTTATTAAAGATATAACTATTCTTGAAAAAGAAAAGGAAATACAGAAAAATATCTCAATTAATGACCTTAAAAATATTGTAGATGAATATAGAAAATCAAAACATAGATATTTTTCCGTCTAA
- a CDS encoding CTP synthase, with the protein MTKFIIVTGGVMSSVGKGTVAASIGLLLKARGYKVSVVKVDPYINVDAGTMNPYMHGEVFVTDDGAETDLDLGHYERFLDINMSKYNNVTAGKVYFEVIRKEREGKYLGQTVQIIPHVTDEIKYMIRRVADVDKADIIIVEIGGTVGDIESLPFLEAVRQMKLEEDEGNIVFVHIALVEYLHVTGELKTKPLQHSVQELRRIGIQPDIIIARSIVALDDDTKKKIALFTNVKPENIFSSYDVSSSYEVPLILENQGLPLNLLKKLNMKYDGKANLDSWVKFVKSIHDGNKTVKIALVGKYTKLKDSYLSIKEAIYHAAAMLDIKPELIWIESTDLENSSVNEKLYGVNGIIVLPGFGKRGVEGKIKAIQYARENNVPYLGICYGLQLAIVEYARNVLGLKDANTTEVDPNTPYPVVTLLDDQKRMTQVGGTMRLGAQKIILKDGTIAYSLYNKSEVYERHRHRYEVNPTYVDKLQKSGLVVSGVSENGLVEMIELKNHKFFVATQAHPEFKSRPLRPSPLFLGFLKAIIS; encoded by the coding sequence GTGACAAAATTCATCATAGTCACAGGCGGAGTAATGTCAAGTGTAGGAAAAGGAACTGTAGCAGCTTCGATTGGTTTGTTGTTGAAAGCTAGAGGATATAAAGTCTCGGTAGTAAAAGTCGATCCGTATATAAATGTTGATGCTGGTACTATGAATCCATATATGCATGGCGAAGTTTTCGTTACTGATGATGGAGCAGAAACTGATCTAGATTTAGGGCATTATGAAAGATTTTTAGATATTAATATGTCAAAATATAATAATGTAACTGCTGGTAAAGTATATTTTGAGGTAATTAGAAAGGAACGTGAAGGAAAATATCTGGGTCAAACTGTTCAGATTATACCTCATGTTACTGATGAGATAAAATATATGATAAGGCGTGTAGCAGATGTAGATAAAGCTGATATTATAATTGTTGAAATAGGGGGAACAGTAGGAGATATTGAGAGTTTGCCATTTCTTGAAGCAGTAAGGCAAATGAAACTAGAGGAAGATGAAGGTAATATAGTATTTGTTCATATTGCACTAGTGGAATATCTTCATGTTACTGGAGAATTAAAAACTAAACCATTACAGCATAGTGTTCAAGAACTGAGGAGAATAGGAATACAGCCTGATATAATAATAGCCAGAAGCATAGTTGCGTTAGATGATGATACAAAGAAGAAGATCGCATTGTTTACTAATGTTAAGCCGGAAAATATATTCTCTAGCTATGATGTATCCTCGTCTTACGAAGTACCTTTAATTCTAGAAAATCAAGGGCTACCTCTAAATTTACTTAAGAAGCTAAATATGAAATACGATGGCAAGGCTAATTTAGACAGTTGGGTAAAATTTGTTAAGTCTATTCATGATGGAAATAAAACAGTAAAGATAGCGTTAGTAGGAAAATATACTAAATTGAAAGATAGTTATCTTAGTATAAAAGAAGCAATATATCATGCCGCAGCCATGTTAGATATCAAGCCTGAACTAATATGGATAGAGTCTACGGATTTAGAGAATTCTAGTGTGAATGAAAAACTTTATGGAGTAAATGGAATTATAGTTCTACCTGGGTTTGGAAAAAGAGGTGTAGAAGGTAAAATAAAAGCTATACAATACGCTAGAGAAAATAATGTTCCTTATTTAGGCATATGCTACGGTTTACAGCTTGCTATAGTAGAGTATGCTAGGAATGTGTTAGGACTAAAAGATGCCAATACTACTGAAGTGGATCCTAATACTCCATATCCAGTAGTGACATTATTAGATGATCAAAAAAGGATGACACAAGTTGGTGGGACTATGAGGTTAGGAGCACAAAAGATAATTCTTAAAGATGGAACAATAGCGTATTCATTATATAATAAGTCTGAAGTGTATGAGAGACATAGACATAGATATGAAGTTAATCCTACTTATGTTGACAAATTGCAAAAATCTGGATTAGTAGTTTCGGGTGTTAGCGAAAATGGTTTAGTTGAAATGATAGAATTGAAGAATCATAAATTCTTTGTAGCAACTCAAGCTCATCCAGAATTTAAAAGTAGACCTTTGAGGCCTTCTCCATTATTCCTTGGATTCTTGAAAGCTATTATTAGTTGA
- a CDS encoding ArsR/SmtB family transcription factor, giving the protein MDLVISDPEDILKISSAFSSMTRINILKITSLEPKSITELSNELMMTKGNISSQVSELEHAGLIEIKYENGEKGIKKIIKSKYDKIIILLSSDSTNNSFQESKE; this is encoded by the coding sequence ATGGATTTAGTGATTTCTGATCCTGAAGATATACTAAAGATTTCTTCCGCATTTTCATCTATGACTAGAATTAATATATTAAAAATTACATCATTAGAACCAAAAAGCATAACAGAACTAAGTAACGAATTAATGATGACAAAAGGTAATATAAGCTCGCAAGTATCAGAATTAGAGCATGCTGGACTAATAGAAATAAAATATGAGAACGGAGAAAAAGGAATTAAAAAAATAATTAAAAGCAAATATGATAAAATTATAATATTATTATCTTCAGATTCAACTAATAATAGCTTTCAAGAATCCAAGGAATAA
- a CDS encoding Trm112 family protein, with protein sequence MKYRLMDLLACPICKHFPLELTVISSKKMERTTDEKKPLCELYCAYKQGNVKDIQNPPCDECITYEIEEGVLYCPSCGRWYPIIDEIPRMLPDNLRNKDEDINFLKKNKDKLSSKIVEKGLPFNLS encoded by the coding sequence ATGAAGTATAGACTAATGGATTTATTAGCTTGTCCAATATGTAAGCATTTTCCATTAGAGTTAACTGTAATTTCTAGTAAAAAAATGGAAAGAACTACAGACGAAAAGAAACCTTTATGCGAGTTATATTGTGCTTACAAGCAAGGTAATGTTAAAGATATACAAAATCCTCCTTGTGATGAATGTATAACTTATGAAATAGAAGAAGGTGTATTATATTGTCCATCATGTGGTAGATGGTATCCTATAATTGACGAAATTCCTAGAATGTTACCAGATAACTTAAGAAATAAGGATGAAGATATAAATTTCCTAAAAAAGAATAAGGATAAATTATCTAGTAAGATAGTGGAAAAAGGGTTGCCATTTAATCTTTCTTAG
- a CDS encoding U6 snRNA-associated Sm-like protein LSm6, whose protein sequence is MQAKVENPLKNIKSAINKIVLVKLKDGSEYIGKLEQTDGTMNLVLRDCTELREDTTEPVAKYGRVLIRGSNVLFISIDYESVMSKEK, encoded by the coding sequence TTGCAAGCTAAAGTTGAAAATCCCTTAAAGAACATTAAATCTGCTATTAATAAGATAGTATTAGTAAAACTCAAAGATGGTTCAGAATATATAGGAAAATTAGAACAAACTGATGGAACTATGAATTTAGTACTTAGAGACTGTACGGAGTTAAGAGAAGATACTACTGAGCCAGTAGCTAAGTATGGCAGAGTACTAATAAGGGGTAGTAATGTTCTCTTTATTAGTATAGATTATGAAAGTGTTATGAGTAAAGAAAAATAA